A stretch of Thiovulum sp. ES DNA encodes these proteins:
- a CDS encoding KilA-N domain-containing protein (PFAM: KilA-N domain), with protein sequence MNESILTYNYKGKIEIDFLKSENLYLNATETAKNFGKDVREWKRAKQTIEYIEALTDVGNFHIENLIFIRKGGNNKKAQGTWIHKKLILSFARWLDPYFAVWCDGVIEEILTTGSYSIAKHDEPDLEKIKKRKLN encoded by the coding sequence ATGAATGAAAGTATTTTAACATACAACTACAAAGGTAAAATTGAGATTGATTTTTTAAAATCTGAAAATCTTTATCTCAATGCAACAGAAACAGCTAAAAACTTTGGAAAAGATGTTCGAGAATGGAAACGAGCAAAGCAAACTATCGAATATATCGAAGCTTTGACCGATGTGGGAAATTTCCACATCGAAAACTTAATCTTTATTCGTAAGGGTGGAAACAACAAAAAAGCTCAAGGAACTTGGATTCACAAAAAACTAATTCTTAGTTTTGCTCGATGGCTTGATCCATATTTTGCTGTTTGGTGTGATGGAGTTATCGAGGAAATTTTAACAACTGGTTCTTACTCAATTGCAAAACATGATGAACCAGACTTAGAGAAAATCAAAAAAAGAAAGCTGAATTGA